Proteins encoded by one window of Chaetodon trifascialis isolate fChaTrf1 chromosome 15, fChaTrf1.hap1, whole genome shotgun sequence:
- the gfap gene encoding glial fibrillary acidic protein has product MESQRFQSSYRKRYGPQGSSTTGVRMGSLSSSRFSWHGTPRNLTHSSPISRLSLGSANTALLLGSPGDRLDFSADTLMKAQYKETRTNEKMEMMGLNDRFASYIEKVRLLEQQNKVLVAELNQLKGKEPSRLGDIYQEELRELRRQVDGLTAGKARLEIERDNLAADLATMKQRFQDEVGLRQDAENNLNAYRQDVDEASLNRVQLERKIEALQDEINFLKKTHDEELRELQEQIMAQQVHVDLDVSKPDLTAALRDIRVQYETMASSNMQETEEWYRSKFADLTDAANRNAEALRQAKQEANEYRRQIQVVTCDLEALRGTNESLERQLREMEDRFSMETTGYQDTVSHLEEEIQALKEEMARHLQEYQDLLNVKLALDIEIATYRKLLEGEESRITIPVQSFSNLQFRETNLDTKTPEAHVKRSILVRTVETRDGEIIKESTTEHKDLP; this is encoded by the exons ATGGAGAGTCAGAGATTCCAGTCCTCATACAGGAAGCGTTACGGGCCCCAGGGCTCGAGCACCACGGGAGTCAGAATGGGGAGCCTTTCTTCCAGCCGCTTCTCCTGGCACGGCACCCCTCGCAACCTCACCCACTCCAGCCCGATATCCAGGCTGTCTTTGGGCTCGGCCAACACGGCCCTGCTGCTGGGGAGCCCCGGGGACCGGCTGGACTTCTCAGCAGACACCCTGATGAAGGCCCAGTACAAGGAGACGCGCACCAACGAGAAGATGGAGATGATGGGCCTGAACGACCGTTTCGCCAGCTACATAGAGAAGGTGCGCCTGCTGGAGCAGCAGAACAAGGTGCTGGTGGCGGAGCTGAACCAGCTGAAGGGGAAGGAGCCCAGCCGCCTGGGAGACATCtaccaggaggagctgagagagcTGCGCCGGCAGGTGGACGGCCTCACTGCTGGCAAAGCTCGGCTGGAGATAGAGAGGGACAACCTGGCTGCAGATCTGGCCACCATGAAGCAGAG GTTCCAAGATGAGGTTGGCCTCCGGCAGGATGCAGAGAACAATTTGAACGCCTACAGACAG GATGTGGATGAGGCGTCTCTAAATCGTGTCCAGTTAGAGAGGAAGATCGAAGCCCTGCAGGACGAGATCAACTTCCTGAAGAAGACTCATGATGAG GAGCTGCGTGAGTTACAGGAACAGATCATGGCCCAGCAGGTGCATGTAGACCTGGATGTGTCCAAACCAGACctgactgctgctctgagagACATCAGGGTCCAGTATGAAACCATGGCCTCTTCAAACATGCAGGAGACGGAGGAGTGGTACCGATCCAAG TTTGCTGACCTGACAGACGCAGCCAATCGAAATGCAGAAGCCCTGCGTCAGGCCAAACAGGAGGCCAATGAATACCGGCGTCAGATCCAAGTGGTGACCTGCGACCTTGAGGCTCTCCGTGGGACA AACGAGTCTCTGGAACGCCAGCTCCGGGAGATGGAGGACCGCTTCTCCATGGAGACTACCGGTTACCAGGATACAGTGAGCCATTTGGAGGAGGAGATCCAGGCACTGAAGGAGGAGATGGCGAGACACCTGCAGGAGTACCAGGACCTTCTCAACGTCAAGCTGGCCCTGGATATTGAGATTGCCACCtacaggaagctgctggagggagaggagagcag gaTCACCATTCCAGTTCAGAGCTTTTCCAACCTGCAGTTTAGAG AAACAAATCTGGACACTAAAACCCCAGAGGCCCACGTGAAGAGGAGCATCCTGGTTCGAACTGTGGAGACCAGAGACGGGGAG ATCATCAAGGAATCAACAACCGAACACAAAGATCTTCCCTAA